TATCTATATTTGGTGTTTTTACCTCGTTTTAATGCTTTGGATTGATAGATCGGAACTCATTCATCCGTTTAAATGACTATGGAATTAGGCGATTTTATTGGCACACTATGTGTTTCTTTTTTTGCAATGCCCCGTATATTTTGACATTGAATATTTTTTAAAAAGTCCCATTGAAAAGAGAGCAGAGCTTTGAATATTATTTACTTTTTGAGTTACAAAGTTTTGGCCAACTATTTCGACTTAATTGATTTCAATTTTATTAACCCCTTTATAACCTCCTTGTTGAATACCTATTCGTTCGCGAGCATACTTAGTTTGATCGAATTTCGGGTTTGGAATTAGTAGAATTGAATTAGACACTTTAATCTTGTCTTCAATTAGTTTATCTAATTCGGTGATTTTCTCAGGGTACATCTCAGCAAGGTTATTGTGCTGACCAATATCCCATTCTAAATTATAAAGAAGGTAATCATGATTTAAGTTTTCCCCTTGATGAAAGAGTCGGATTAACTTCCAGTTGCCAGCATGAATAGATATAGCTGGTGGCAACCAATCTGGTACTCTAGGTTGGTGTGGAAAATAGGTAATAATACCATCTCTTTCAATAGCCTCACCTTTTAAAGTTGCTGTAATATCTAGACCGTCAATTACATGATTCTTTGGCATAGGCAGCCTCGCTAAATTTAAAAGAGTAGGGTAAAAATCGGTAGATTGAATAATCTGATCTGATGTAGTTCCTGGTATTGTCATGCTAGGGTAAGAAATAATTGTTGGTACTCGAATACCACCTTCAAACATTGTTGCTTTGCCACCTCTCAATGGTCTATTACTTGTTGGAGGAGTAATATATTTCTTCCCACATGGTAAGATGTCGGCAATCCCATTGTACATATTTCCTCCATTATCACTTGTAAAAACAATGATTGTATTCTCGGCAATTCCAAGTCTATCAATTTCATCTAATAATCTTCCTACGGCCTGATCCAAAGAGTGGACCATAGCTGCATAGGTAGAAGAATGTTGAGGGTCTGTTAAATCAACTTTAGTTCTGTAATATTTTTTCAAGCTTTCTTTTGCATCAAAAGGTGCATGAACGGAAAATTGCCAATAATTCATAAAAAATGGCTTCGACATGTCCAAACTTCTTAGCCAAGTAATGGCTTCATCTGCCATTCTATCTTCTATATGCTCCTCGGCATATTTCTCATTAAAATTTTGGTATTTCCAGGGAGCTACAAAACTCCCTGCCGGGCCAGGACCCGCAAAATGTGGAATATCAATATCAAATCCATGTTGTAAAGGAGAGTATGGGGCTGCTCCTAAATGCCACTTTCCAAAATGAGCAGTTGCATAACCTGCTTTTTTGAACTGTTTGGCCAGTGTAGGCAGTCCATTATCTAAGCGAGTTACGGACTCCAAAATGACTGCTTTATTTGCTGGGTTTGGATTCTTTTCAAGTGATGGCTTCAGTTTTACTTGGCCTAAGTGGGCTGTAGGTGC
This portion of the Spirosomataceae bacterium TFI 002 genome encodes:
- a CDS encoding Arylsulfatase A (non-canonical start codon;~manually curated), which encodes MVTAKEATKSQLCSPTRASILTGQTPLRTGITAPTAHLGQVKLKPSLEKNPNPANKAVILESVTRLDNGLPTLAKQFKKAGYATAHFGKWHLGAAPYSPLQHGFDIDIPHFAGPGPAGSFVAPWKYQNFNEKYAEEHIEDRMADEAITWLRSLDMSKPFFMNYWQFSVHAPFDAKESLKKYYRTKVDLTDPQHSSTYAAMVHSLDQAVGRLLDEIDRLGIAENTIIVFTSDNGGNMYNGIADILPCGKKYITPPTSNRPLRGGKATMFEGGIRVPTIISYPSMTIPGTTSDQIIQSTDFYPTLLNLARLPMPKNHVIDGLDITATLKGEAIERDGIITYFPHQPRVPDWLPPAISIHAGNWKLIRLFHQGENLNHDYLLYNLEWDIGQHNNLAEMYPEKITELDKLIEDKIKVSNSILLIPNPKFDQTKYARERIGIQQGGYKGVNKIEIN